From Pseudovibrio sp. Tun.PSC04-5.I4, a single genomic window includes:
- a CDS encoding helix-turn-helix domain-containing protein has translation MRDFQNLTEWRREFSRSHLPSSTNLVLHAVSLFAEDVGEVCSPSVRDLARHTNLSMPIVIKHLRHAERGGWLGVRKYGPLGEKLKRNEYMPKFPEMEVEGWA, from the coding sequence ATGCGTGATTTCCAAAATCTCACAGAATGGCGACGTGAGTTTTCGCGTAGTCATCTGCCTTCCAGCACTAATCTGGTGTTGCACGCGGTCAGCCTGTTTGCAGAGGACGTTGGCGAGGTTTGCTCGCCTTCGGTTCGGGATCTAGCGCGCCATACCAATCTGAGCATGCCGATAGTGATCAAGCATCTTAGACATGCAGAGCGTGGTGGCTGGCTGGGAGTTCGCAAGTATGGCCCATTAGGAGAGAAACTGAAGCGGAACGAATACATGCCCAAGTTTCCCGAGATGGAAGTGGAGGGCTGGGCATGA
- a CDS encoding helix-turn-helix domain-containing protein — protein MSEVRKAWSWRQAFCKSDLPGPTRAVLQALSMFMNAVGESCYPSIEDLVEYSGFSKNAVLKHIDIAKEAGWIEVSQHGFRGQRWKRQEYVARWPEHDLVAPSTSERIVKNAEFEEKGGARGGPPPLKKVVHEVGEGGARGGPKVVHEVDQDKNSPLNNPIPVQERKCARDGESDKNDNNGTVTRETWMRRLKKAHERWPSYESDGNKDAEKAWFALSSEDREQASKMLNAYVAVCKRQGRTKFRVFANYLSEKLWEKLPANAASNGGSVELAKAYGKIWGVYRFADLLNPPNSMPKPPATIEGILNGGGEQAEAEKLRRLALYGWPRVVDMHNHAARRGGGLTVKGKLVPLADEFLQVRVGNDIWQAWKQLHGERGWPWFGPDRDLPEWVYMPKLLTEEFPSTLEAVRAALARFEDVCARLTGETTATQEAAE, from the coding sequence ATGAGCGAAGTACGAAAGGCCTGGAGCTGGCGGCAAGCTTTCTGCAAGTCTGATCTTCCGGGTCCGACAAGAGCAGTATTGCAAGCTCTGAGCATGTTCATGAATGCGGTTGGAGAGAGTTGCTACCCTTCCATAGAAGACTTGGTGGAGTACAGCGGCTTTAGCAAGAACGCAGTTTTGAAGCATATCGACATAGCAAAGGAAGCTGGTTGGATTGAGGTCTCACAGCATGGTTTTCGAGGGCAAAGATGGAAGCGCCAAGAGTATGTGGCACGGTGGCCAGAGCATGATTTAGTTGCCCCAAGTACTTCCGAGCGTATTGTTAAAAATGCGGAGTTTGAGGAAAAAGGCGGTGCACGTGGTGGACCACCTCCCTTAAAAAAGGTGGTGCACGAGGTGGGTGAAGGTGGTGCACGTGGTGGACCTAAGGTGGTGCACGAGGTGGACCAAGATAAGAACAGTCCACTTAACAATCCAATACCAGTCCAAGAGAGAAAATGCGCGCGCGATGGCGAGAGTGATAAAAATGACAATAACGGCACTGTCACTCGTGAAACGTGGATGCGAAGGCTGAAAAAGGCTCATGAAAGGTGGCCGAGCTATGAAAGCGATGGCAATAAGGATGCTGAAAAAGCATGGTTTGCTCTTTCATCGGAGGATCGAGAGCAGGCGAGCAAAATGCTGAATGCGTACGTTGCCGTTTGCAAACGGCAAGGGCGAACTAAATTCCGGGTGTTCGCGAATTACCTTTCGGAAAAGCTCTGGGAGAAGCTTCCAGCAAACGCCGCGAGCAACGGTGGTTCTGTTGAGCTTGCGAAGGCATACGGCAAGATTTGGGGCGTTTACCGGTTCGCTGACCTGCTGAATCCTCCCAATTCGATGCCGAAACCACCCGCGACTATCGAGGGAATCCTCAATGGTGGAGGAGAACAAGCCGAGGCTGAAAAGCTCCGGCGGTTGGCATTGTATGGGTGGCCTCGGGTGGTGGATATGCACAACCATGCCGCCCGCCGAGGTGGTGGACTGACCGTGAAAGGAAAGCTGGTTCCGCTTGCTGATGAGTTTTTGCAAGTCAGGGTTGGTAACGATATCTGGCAGGCTTGGAAGCAGCTCCACGGCGAGCGTGGCTGGCCATGGTTTGGGCCTGATCGGGATCTACCGGAATGGGTGTACATGCCCAAGCTGCTTACTGAGGAATTCCCATCAACGCTTGAGGCTGTGAGAGCGGCGCTGGCGAGATTTGAGGATGTATGTGCTCGGTTAACGGGTGAGACAACGGCAACTCAGGAGGCGGCTGAATGA
- a CDS encoding autotransporter domain-containing protein, which produces MVASVGGVATTADFPLTNSVGAAASITADSGSPQDAVISTAFANPLVVTVLDSGTNPVPNVVVTFTAPSNGASLSSDVQTETTDAAGQISFIVTANSTVGAYTVEASVVGGATTADFSLTNTVGAAATISADSGSPQDAVISTAFANPLVVTVLDSGTNPVPNVVVTFTAPSNGASLSSDVQTETTDAAGQISLSVTANSTVGAYTVEASVVGGATTADFSLTNTVGAAATITADSGSPQDAVISTAFANPLVVTVLDSGTNPVPNVVVTFTAPSNGASLSSDVQTETTDAAGQISFIVTANSTVGAYTVVASVVGGATTADFSLTNTVGAAATITADSGSPQDAVISTAFANPLVVTVLDSGTNPVPNVVVTFTAPSNGASLSSDVQTETTDAAGQISFIVTANSTVGAYTVEASVVGGATTADFSLTNTVGAAATITADSGSPQDAVISTAFANPLVVTVLDSGTNPVPNVVVTFTAPSNGASLSSDVQTETTDAAGQISFIVTANSTVGAYTVEASVVGGATTADFSLTNTVGAAATITADSGSPQDAVISTAFANPLVVTVLDSGTNPVPNVVVTFTAPSNGASLDPATDTAITNASGVASLDVTANSTSGGPYTVNASVGVVTETADFSLTNGRDSAADIARTKAVIAEFISTRANQIVAEQPKLVQRLKAGKFGQQKGLNSLYYDVSSARKQASFQFSYAAFRTKMNSLNNGLATKATNRIVNGFNLVGQASPDAKLGWAAETGPNDATSAINTLDSGSDPSSGSSSGFDIWAQGSYVRVENNNFESNNGLFFAGVDYRYEDTLLLGFMTQLDISEVDNSAATTSARGVGWMFGPYAVVQLQPNLYLDGQVTYGRSNNDVNALGLGFDNFDTERLLLQAGLTGDFNLDALTLNPFARLTYYFEKQEEYVDRLGNTIPDQAFTLGSLEFGPRVTYEYLSENGYQLTSFLSISGIYDFNRLTSGVPIDATLASADGNFRARFEGGVAITIPNPKIRILGEGFYDGIGVSDYEAYGGKLSLSIKF; this is translated from the coding sequence GTGGTAGCCAGTGTTGGCGGTGTTGCAACAACAGCTGATTTCCCTCTGACAAATAGCGTCGGGGCCGCAGCCTCAATCACGGCCGACTCTGGGTCTCCTCAAGACGCAGTGATCTCAACCGCCTTTGCAAATCCACTTGTTGTCACCGTCCTGGACAGCGGCACCAATCCGGTTCCAAATGTGGTTGTCACCTTCACGGCGCCCTCAAACGGGGCAAGTCTGAGCTCTGACGTTCAAACAGAAACCACCGACGCTGCCGGTCAGATCAGTTTCATCGTCACAGCAAACAGCACAGTCGGCGCTTACACAGTGGAAGCCAGTGTTGTCGGTGGTGCAACAACAGCTGATTTCTCTCTGACAAATACCGTCGGGGCCGCAGCCACAATCTCTGCCGACTCTGGGTCTCCTCAAGACGCAGTGATCTCAACCGCCTTTGCAAATCCACTTGTTGTCACCGTCCTGGACAGCGGCACCAATCCGGTTCCAAATGTGGTTGTCACCTTCACGGCGCCCTCAAACGGGGCAAGTCTGAGCTCTGACGTTCAAACAGAAACCACCGACGCTGCCGGTCAGATCAGTTTGAGCGTCACAGCAAACAGCACAGTCGGCGCTTACACAGTGGAAGCCAGTGTTGTCGGTGGTGCAACAACAGCTGATTTCTCTCTGACAAATACCGTCGGGGCCGCAGCCACAATCACGGCCGACTCTGGGTCTCCTCAAGACGCAGTGATCTCAACCGCCTTTGCAAATCCACTTGTTGTCACCGTCCTGGACAGCGGCACCAATCCGGTTCCAAATGTGGTTGTCACCTTCACGGCGCCCTCAAACGGGGCAAGTCTGAGCTCTGACGTTCAAACAGAAACCACCGACGCTGCCGGTCAGATCAGTTTCATCGTCACAGCAAACAGCACAGTCGGCGCTTACACAGTGGTAGCCAGTGTTGTCGGTGGTGCAACAACAGCTGATTTCTCTCTGACAAATACCGTCGGGGCCGCAGCCACAATCACGGCCGACTCTGGGTCTCCTCAAGACGCAGTGATCTCAACCGCCTTTGCAAATCCACTTGTTGTCACCGTCCTGGACAGCGGCACCAATCCGGTTCCAAATGTGGTTGTCACCTTCACGGCGCCCTCAAACGGGGCAAGTCTGAGCTCTGACGTTCAAACAGAAACCACCGACGCGGCCGGTCAGATCAGTTTCATCGTCACAGCAAACAGCACAGTCGGCGCTTACACAGTGGAAGCCAGTGTTGTCGGTGGTGCAACAACAGCTGATTTCTCTCTGACAAATACCGTCGGGGCCGCAGCCACAATCACGGCCGACTCTGGGTCTCCTCAAGACGCAGTGATCTCAACCGCCTTTGCAAATCCACTTGTTGTCACCGTCCTGGACAGCGGCACAAATCCGGTTCCAAATGTGGTTGTCACCTTCACGGCGCCCTCAAACGGGGCAAGTCTGAGCTCTGACGTTCAAACAGAAACCACCGACGCTGCCGGTCAGATCAGTTTCATCGTCACAGCAAACAGCACAGTCGGCGCTTACACAGTGGAAGCCAGTGTTGTCGGTGGTGCAACAACAGCTGATTTCTCTCTGACAAATACCGTCGGGGCCGCAGCCACAATCACGGCCGACTCTGGGTCTCCTCAAGACGCAGTGATCTCAACCGCCTTTGCAAATCCACTTGTTGTCACCGTCCTGGACAGCGGCACCAATCCGGTTCCAAATGTGGTTGTCACCTTCACGGCGCCCTCAAACGGGGCAAGTCTGGACCCTGCCACTGACACAGCAATCACCAACGCCTCTGGTGTGGCCAGTTTAGACGTCACAGCAAACAGCACATCTGGCGGGCCTTACACAGTCAATGCCAGTGTTGGCGTTGTTACTGAAACAGCTGATTTCTCTCTGACCAACGGTCGTGATAGTGCAGCAGACATCGCACGCACAAAAGCAGTTATCGCCGAATTTATTAGTACACGTGCAAATCAGATCGTTGCAGAACAACCCAAGCTGGTTCAGAGATTAAAGGCGGGGAAATTCGGTCAACAGAAAGGCCTTAACAGCTTATACTACGACGTTTCTTCCGCCCGTAAGCAAGCTTCATTCCAGTTCAGCTATGCAGCCTTCAGAACCAAAATGAACTCTCTCAATAACGGGCTTGCAACAAAGGCGACAAATAGGATTGTGAATGGTTTCAATCTTGTGGGGCAAGCCAGTCCTGATGCGAAGTTGGGCTGGGCTGCTGAAACGGGTCCTAACGATGCTACATCTGCAATAAATACTCTTGATTCCGGTAGTGATCCCTCAAGTGGCTCCTCCTCAGGCTTTGATATCTGGGCGCAAGGATCTTACGTCCGTGTCGAAAACAATAATTTTGAAAGCAACAACGGTTTGTTTTTTGCCGGTGTCGATTACCGTTACGAAGACACATTGCTTTTAGGTTTCATGACACAGTTGGATATTTCTGAGGTCGACAATAGTGCCGCGACAACATCCGCAAGAGGTGTGGGCTGGATGTTCGGTCCATATGCTGTCGTTCAACTACAGCCTAATCTCTACCTGGATGGACAGGTAACATATGGTCGATCCAATAATGATGTAAACGCATTGGGCTTGGGTTTTGACAACTTCGACACAGAACGATTACTGTTGCAGGCAGGTTTAACTGGCGACTTCAATCTTGACGCTCTAACTCTAAATCCCTTCGCACGATTGACATATTATTTTGAAAAACAGGAGGAATATGTCGATAGGCTCGGAAATACAATTCCTGATCAAGCCTTCACACTGGGGAGCTTGGAGTTTGGCCCGCGAGTTACCTATGAATACCTAAGTGAAAACGGGTATCAGCTTACTTCCTTTCTCTCCATTTCCGGCATTTATGACTTCAACCGCTTGACCAGCGGCGTGCCAATTGATGCAACGCTTGCCTCTGCTGATGGAAACTTCAGAGCCCGATTTGAGGGAGGTGTAGCAATTACAATCCCTAATCCAAAGATACGCATCCTCGGCGAAGGGTTCTATGATGGGATTGGAGTGTCGGATTACGAAGCCTATGGCGGTAAACTCAGCCTGAGCATCAAATTTTAG
- a CDS encoding helix-turn-helix transcriptional regulator translates to MEQPIESSNKNVSERLKWLREHYNISTKELATSIGASYSQMANWENGTQRLSLKGALAINSCYGTSLDFLFLGRAETLPTTMAKAWASRPRVSDSKKSIDNPEI, encoded by the coding sequence ATGGAACAACCAATAGAATCATCAAACAAAAATGTCTCCGAGCGCCTCAAATGGCTTAGAGAGCACTACAACATTTCAACGAAGGAGCTTGCAACCAGCATCGGCGCAAGCTATTCGCAAATGGCAAATTGGGAAAACGGAACACAGCGCCTCTCACTCAAAGGCGCTTTAGCGATCAATAGTTGCTATGGAACGTCATTAGACTTTCTTTTTTTAGGAAGAGCTGAGACGTTACCAACAACAATGGCAAAAGCATGGGCATCCAGACCCCGGGTCAGCGACTCCAAAAAGTCCATTGACAACCCAGAAATATGA
- a CDS encoding tyrosine-type recombinase/integrase yields the protein MGLRKAHITKLRDQKADKPEAANHRVKALSALFEWACGEAGLSKLNPAHGVKKFKASKSGHHTWTHDEMEQFVAHHKPGSRAHLCFLIIRCTGLRISDVSRLGPKHLYCDPETELQHFKIATKKNENNTSTVIDMPMLPPLAAAIKGLDHQATFIETQWGKQYSIKGLGNRFSDWCNQAGLPHCAAHGIRKADAVIAAEQGATAHELMSMFGWEKLSTAEIYTRKADNKKLSRTGSSKLLRK from the coding sequence ATGGGCTTGCGCAAGGCTCACATCACAAAACTACGCGATCAAAAGGCCGACAAGCCAGAGGCCGCAAACCATCGAGTGAAGGCTCTATCCGCGCTTTTCGAATGGGCATGCGGAGAAGCTGGGCTTTCTAAATTAAACCCAGCTCATGGTGTTAAGAAATTCAAAGCAAGCAAGTCCGGCCACCACACTTGGACGCACGATGAAATGGAGCAGTTTGTCGCTCATCACAAGCCAGGTTCGAGAGCCCACCTATGTTTCTTGATCATTAGATGTACGGGTTTGCGGATATCAGATGTATCGAGACTTGGGCCAAAGCACCTTTATTGTGACCCAGAAACCGAATTACAGCATTTCAAAATAGCAACAAAGAAAAACGAGAATAACACTTCAACGGTGATCGATATGCCTATGCTCCCACCATTAGCTGCCGCAATTAAAGGCCTCGATCATCAAGCCACATTCATAGAAACACAGTGGGGCAAACAATACTCAATCAAGGGACTAGGAAATCGCTTCAGTGATTGGTGCAATCAGGCCGGTTTGCCACATTGCGCCGCGCATGGAATCCGAAAAGCGGATGCCGTTATTGCTGCCGAACAAGGCGCAACCGCCCACGAACTCATGAGCATGTTTGGTTGGGAAAAGCTGAGCACCGCAGAGATTTATACGCGAAAAGCAGACAATAAGAAATTGAGCAGAACAGGCTCCTCAAAGCTGCTAAGAAAGTGA
- a CDS encoding transcription termination/antitermination NusG family protein, whose amino-acid sequence MKMTAPNAGNKALEQDYMLLRALMTKSSLEWIVVRTNPNCEDRAQASITATGAIAYLPKIPVLRRPKHINKTIDASQPMFPSYLFVGLDFNVRVSCDQVRSCDGVEKILASSLEQPPHRVPLAEMLRILETACDAQFGKKAVNGQVFSVGSDILLVAGVGATLKGVVSELRAGGQTLKVELEAFGRTTKVIVPVDEVELR is encoded by the coding sequence ATGAAGATGACAGCACCCAATGCGGGCAATAAGGCTCTTGAGCAGGACTACATGCTGCTACGAGCTTTGATGACGAAATCTTCACTGGAATGGATTGTGGTGCGAACCAATCCAAATTGTGAGGATCGAGCACAAGCTAGTATCACTGCCACGGGTGCGATTGCCTACCTGCCGAAGATACCTGTGCTACGAAGGCCTAAGCACATTAACAAAACCATAGATGCAAGCCAGCCCATGTTTCCCAGTTATCTGTTCGTTGGTTTGGACTTTAATGTGCGGGTGAGCTGCGATCAGGTACGGTCCTGCGACGGTGTGGAAAAGATTTTAGCAAGTTCCCTTGAGCAGCCTCCCCACCGTGTACCTCTCGCTGAGATGCTTCGTATTCTGGAAACAGCCTGTGATGCTCAGTTCGGAAAAAAGGCAGTGAACGGTCAGGTCTTTAGCGTGGGCAGTGATATCCTGCTGGTTGCTGGAGTTGGGGCTACACTCAAGGGTGTGGTGAGCGAACTCAGAGCGGGAGGACAAACGTTAAAAGTGGAGCTGGAAGCGTTTGGTCGAACCACAAAGGTAATTGTGCCAGTTGACGAGGTGGAACTTCGTTAA
- a CDS encoding DUF2312 domain-containing protein, whose amino-acid sequence MADADGVAADQLKAFIERIERLEEEKKILTDDIKVVYAEAKGNGFDVKAMRKIVSLRKLKPHDREEAEAILDLYLHALGMAGPSS is encoded by the coding sequence ATGGCAGATGCAGACGGCGTTGCAGCCGATCAACTCAAAGCCTTTATCGAGCGCATTGAGCGCTTGGAAGAAGAGAAGAAGATCCTCACAGACGACATCAAAGTTGTTTACGCGGAAGCCAAAGGCAACGGCTTTGACGTGAAAGCCATGCGCAAAATTGTTTCCCTACGTAAACTCAAACCACATGACAGAGAAGAAGCAGAAGCCATCCTAGATCTCTACCTCCACGCCCTCGGCATGGCCGGACCCAGCAGCTAA